The DNA sequence TCGAGGAGACTCTTGAAGTTGATTACCCCTTTGATCCGGTTATCTTCGTCCATCACCGGGATGGCCTTGAAACCGTACTTGGCAAAAAGTTGGGCAATCTCTTCTTTTTCTTCCTCGATGGTTACGGTGACCACCCGGGAATTCATCAAGTCCGCAAGGCGGGCCTGCGGGTTGGCCGCCAAAAGATCCCGTAGGCTGACCACTCCGGAGAGGTGGCCTTCAACATCGCTGACATAAATATAATAAATCAAATCCAGATTCTCTACCTCCTGGCGAAGCCATTCCAGGGCTTCTTGGACCGTTGACGACGGAGGCAGGGCGGGGAAAGAAGTGGTCATCAATCCCCCGGCCTTTTCTTCGGGATGGACCAGGAGCTCCTTGACGTCCTCAGCCATCTCTTTTTCCATTTCCTTGAGGATGCCTTCCGCTTTATCTTTGGGGAGGTCTCCCAGAAGGTCGGCCGCCTCGCTGGGGGACATTTCCTCGATGATGTCGGAAGCATGAGCCGGGTTCAGGGTTTCAATCAAGCGGACCTGAATTTTTGGGTCCGTTTCCTCCAAAGCCCCAGCGGCGGTCTCTACATCTAAGGATTGAAAAACTTCCGTTCGTTTGTGAATGTCTAATGCCTCCATAATATCTGCCAGATCCGCTGGGTGCAGCTGGGCCAGGCGGTGTTGAGCGACTTTTAGGCGCAACAAGGCGGGAGAAGAAAGGGGCTGGACGAATCTCCAGGGAATAAAAGAGTCGGTTAGATGATAGTCAAAGAACCATTGGAAAAACTTGTCCATGGCTTTTTCCCAGCCTACCCTTCTCATCAGACCCCGGAGGCCAACGTCCACATGGACCAGGCGCAGGTTGTGGTTGACTTTTAGAAGATGGAGGTCATTCACCCGCCAGACCTTAGCCCCATGGGTATCGACAATTTGTTTGTCTAACAGCGAATCTTTGAGTAGTAATTCTCCTTCATTCACGTTTGCTCCGGCTCGTTCTTCTACGTTCAAAGGCTCTACCCGTAACTCCTCCCCCAATTCGAGAATCCTTGTCCAGGAGAAACGGAAAGAAGTTTTTTCCCCGACCGGAGTGAAGAAAACTCCCGTAACCGGAGGGTACAACTCTGCAATCGTGACCACCAGGTCGCAAACTTTTCCCCAAGGCCGGCCCGCGGGATCAACGATTTTTTTCCCCAGGATCTGGCTTAAAAACAAAAAAACCTGAGGGGTGGAATTCATGGTCATCCAGCTTACCTCCAGGGAATTTATTTTATAACATTCTTGGAAAAATTTTAAAAGTCTTTTCTTTTTTAATAGAACTAATGAATATTTTCATCTATACTTCTCTTCTTAAAGGCTGATTCTGATGAAGAAGCAGGTCAAATTCAAATCCCTACTTTCCCAATCCCTCTCCCCAGAAAGGATCTTCATCCTTGGTTTTGCCGGGGTAATTTTATTAGGAACCCTCCTGCTCTGGTTTCCATTTTCAGCCACCAAGCACCCCCTCACTTTTGTAAATGCTCTCTTTACCTCCACCTCGGCAGTATGTGTAACAGGACTGACCGTGCTCGACATCGGGAACGACCTTTCTTTATCATTAAGGATTTACCGCTTAAAAATCAAGTCC is a window from the Deltaproteobacteria bacterium genome containing:
- a CDS encoding CBS domain-containing protein, whose amino-acid sequence is MTMNSTPQVFLFLSQILGKKIVDPAGRPWGKVCDLVVTIAELYPPVTGVFFTPVGEKTSFRFSWTRILELGEELRVEPLNVEERAGANVNEGELLLKDSLLDKQIVDTHGAKVWRVNDLHLLKVNHNLRLVHVDVGLRGLMRRVGWEKAMDKFFQWFFDYHLTDSFIPWRFVQPLSSPALLRLKVAQHRLAQLHPADLADIMEALDIHKRTEVFQSLDVETAAGALEETDPKIQVRLIETLNPAHASDIIEEMSPSEAADLLGDLPKDKAEGILKEMEKEMAEDVKELLVHPEEKAGGLMTTSFPALPPSSTVQEALEWLRQEVENLDLIYYIYVSDVEGHLSGVVSLRDLLAANPQARLADLMNSRVVTVTIEEEKEEIAQLFAKYGFKAIPVMDEDNRIKGVINFKSLLDVVAPQLGK